The DNA segment CGGCGGTTGCCGATGGGGGGAAGATGCCCCGGGCTTTCCCGACTGCCGAGGGCTTTGCCGCCTTTGATTTCCTGCGTGATACCCTGAAGGATCCCCTCACCGGAGCAGGATGGAGGATCCTTCCGCAAGCGAGCCGGGACCTGATCCAGTGGAAGACCCTTTCGCCGGTGATCATCAGCTTCCCGCTGGAGACATTCGAGACGAGTGCCGAAGAAGGAAATGCCCGGGGCGCGATCATGAAACGACGTGTCCGGATGATGCCCGGACCCGAACCCCGGGCGTTCTTCCGCTTCCAGATCACCAGCCCCTGACTCCGGCGGGACCTTCCATTACAGATCACCATGAAAACGAAACGTCATCCGTTCCGCACGCTCTGCCTGGTTGCAGGTGTCTTCCTTCCGCTCGTGTCTTCCCAAGGGGCGTCGCTCTATACCTATGGGCATGGCGACATCCGTGTTGGGGCTGTGGGTGGCCAGCTCAGTCTGCAGTACTACATCGGTGCCCCTGAGTCGGACTATGCGATCGTCGGCGGAGAGTTCGTTTTCGGAGAAAGTTTCGCCGCATCGGACATCTGGGTGAACGTGCCCGTCCAACTGACGACCACGCTCCCCGGAGAGTTTCCGTTGCTCGCAGGGTCCGCCGGAGAGTCGGTCTGGGTGATTCCGACCAATGATCCCTATCCCATCGTCGCACCATTCCTCGGGTTTTCGACGGAGGGATTCGATGGCTCCTTGTGGGGGGGCTTCCAGTTCACTCTCGGTGAGGTCCGTTCGCCTTCCGGAAGCGGGGAGTTCGCCGTGTGGACGGGGCTGGATGGAGGAGGCATCAATCCTCTTCTCTCGACAGTGGAAGGCGTCAGCCAGGACTCGTTCACGCTGACGGGTAATGGTCACGTCCACCATTTCATGGGATTCACGGAGGCCGGTCTCTGGGAAGTGGACTTCACCGTCGCCAGCACTTACCTGCCTGACGGGACATTGGGCAGTGCCACGGAGACATATTATTTCCACGTGGTACCGGAACCTACTTCATTTTGCCTGGCGGCTGCTGGCTTGGCGGCGGTCCTGCTCCGGCGCTCCAGATGCCGGGCATGAGAATGGGCGCATGGGGCAAGCACTCCCCCGGATCACTCCACTACTGTTCCTCCTGATACCATGGACATCACGTTGATCACCGGATTTCTCGGAGCTGGCAAAACCACCTTCCTGAACCGATTCATCCGCGAGTATGCGGACGGGGCCGAGCTGGGGGTCATCGTGAACGACCTCAGCGAGCTGGAGGTGGATGGCGAGTTGATCCGCGGAGGGCACAAGGTGTCCGAAGAGAAAGGTACACTGATCAGTTTGTTCAATGGCTCCATTTCCTCGGGAAGGAGCACGGACTTCTCGGAAGCTTTGCGGACCATGCGCGGACGGGGAATCGGGCGACTGATGATCGAGACATCCGGAGGATCCCATCCCGCGAAGGTGCTGGAAGCGATCCGTGCCACCCCGGGCGCGAATCTGGGCGCGGTTGTCACGCTGGTTGATTCAAGGATGATTCTCCACGACTACGACGAAGGCCGTACGCTGATCGAGGCGGTCCTCGAGGGTGATCGGCCGACGGAGAATCTTCTCGCCGACCAGGTGGGGGCTGCAAGCGTGGTGGTGATGACGAAGATCGATCTGGTGCCGGAGAACTCACTGCGCACGATCTTCCGGGGGATGATGGCGTTGAACCCGGAGGCCGTGTTTGTTGCCTGCGCCTACGGGAAGATGGATTGGAAGATCCTTTCGCAGGCCGGACCTCCTGCTGCCGATCTTCCGGTCAAGGCCCCCAGGGATCTTCCGGAGATCGTTTCACGGGTGGTCCGGGATCCGCGTCCACTCCATCCCGCGCGATTCCACGAACTGTATCGCAGCAAGCTGGGCATCGGTGTGTACCGCAGCAAGGGGTTCATCTGGTTCGCCAGCCGTCCGGACCAGGTGCTGCTCTGGAACCAAGCCGGAGGAGCCCTGGGCATCGAGCTTGTCGCGTTCTGGAAGGTGCACATGCTGGAGCACGATTCGCGGCTGCTTCCGGAAGAGAAGGATCACCTGCGCCGGTTGCTTGCGGGACAGTATCCGGTCTTCGGTGACCGGAACTGTGAACTCACCCTGATCGGCTTGGAGCAGGATGTCAGGATCTTCGAGGCAGAGTTGCTGAAATGCTTCTGCACGCCCGGGGAGATCAGCACCTGGAGGAATGGTGGAACATTCGCCGATCCATGGCCGAGCAAGTTGGCGCGGCTATAGGGTGGAAGTCGGCTCATCGCTGTCTGCCTTGATAAAGTGGCTCATCGCACGAAAAGTAAAAAATATACTATTGCATATTGATTGCGTTTGACGGAGGATTGCCCGCGCAGTTGAGATGCCTCGCTGCTTCAAGTGTATTACCATGAAAATCAGTAAATTAAGCCAATCTCTGCTTCGATCCGGCGCGGTTGCCGCCTTGGTCTTCGCATCGTCCTCTGCCCAACGAGCGGATGCCGCCCTCCACCTCGCCTTCGGTGTCGATACCAATGCGGGTTCCCCGACGACCTTCAACCAGATCCGGGTGCGAGATCTTCACGATGACCACTATCACGGCTTCACGCAGAACAATGGAACTGCCGGCAGCCACGTCCCTGAGCCCTTCGTGGTGATTCCCGGATCAGGGATGGCGACCCTGGATCTCGCCTCCATGGATATTTCCCCCTTCAGTTCCTCGCGCTACACCACCACCCTGACACCGGGAGGCGACTTCCATCTTGAGCTCATCGGCCTTACGGGCATCGA comes from the Luteolibacter sp. SL250 genome and includes:
- a CDS encoding GTP-binding protein, encoding MDITLITGFLGAGKTTFLNRFIREYADGAELGVIVNDLSELEVDGELIRGGHKVSEEKGTLISLFNGSISSGRSTDFSEALRTMRGRGIGRLMIETSGGSHPAKVLEAIRATPGANLGAVVTLVDSRMILHDYDEGRTLIEAVLEGDRPTENLLADQVGAASVVVMTKIDLVPENSLRTIFRGMMALNPEAVFVACAYGKMDWKILSQAGPPAADLPVKAPRDLPEIVSRVVRDPRPLHPARFHELYRSKLGIGVYRSKGFIWFASRPDQVLLWNQAGGALGIELVAFWKVHMLEHDSRLLPEEKDHLRRLLAGQYPVFGDRNCELTLIGLEQDVRIFEAELLKCFCTPGEISTWRNGGTFADPWPSKLARL
- a CDS encoding choice-of-anchor M domain-containing protein produces the protein MKTKRHPFRTLCLVAGVFLPLVSSQGASLYTYGHGDIRVGAVGGQLSLQYYIGAPESDYAIVGGEFVFGESFAASDIWVNVPVQLTTTLPGEFPLLAGSAGESVWVIPTNDPYPIVAPFLGFSTEGFDGSLWGGFQFTLGEVRSPSGSGEFAVWTGLDGGGINPLLSTVEGVSQDSFTLTGNGHVHHFMGFTEAGLWEVDFTVASTYLPDGTLGSATETYYFHVVPEPTSFCLAAAGLAAVLLRRSRCRA
- a CDS encoding PEP-CTERM sorting domain-containing protein (PEP-CTERM proteins occur, often in large numbers, in the proteomes of bacteria that also encode an exosortase, a predicted intramembrane cysteine proteinase. The presence of a PEP-CTERM domain at a protein's C-terminus predicts cleavage within the sorting domain, followed by covalent anchoring to some some component of the (usually Gram-negative) cell surface. Many PEP-CTERM proteins exhibit an unusual sequence composition that includes large numbers of potential glycosylation sites. Expression of one such protein has been shown restore the ability of a bacterium to form floc, a type of biofilm.), whose protein sequence is MKISKLSQSLLRSGAVAALVFASSSAQRADAALHLAFGVDTNAGSPTTFNQIRVRDLHDDHYHGFTQNNGTAGSHVPEPFVVIPGSGMATLDLASMDISPFSSSRYTTTLTPGGDFHLELIGLTGIDTDNLIVRFWHDDHTHTMSVGGNAEHLSLAEINKIDFALASGAGLGSYSAQFRIVDEGETYITSPTFTIHVNAVPEPSAALLGAAALGFGILRRRRR